From a single Pseudalkalibacillus hwajinpoensis genomic region:
- the pfkA gene encoding 6-phosphofructokinase: MKRIGVLTSGGDSPGMNAAIRAVVRKAIYHGIEVYGIYHGYTGLINGNIEKMEIGSVADIIHRGGTMLYSARCPEFKTLEGQLKGVENLKKFGIEGLVVIGGDGSYRGAQKLTGHGFPTIGIPGTIDNDIPGTDFTIGFDTALNTVIQAIDKIRDTATSHERTYVIEVMGRDAGDIALWSGLADGAESILIPEEKFEMSDILSRLKRGHDRGKRHSIIVVAEGVGSGVEIGKQIQQEMNMETRVTVLGHVQRGGSPTASDRVLASRLGARAVELLLEGAEGRTVGIQHNQIVDLDINEALALPHEVNQKMCQLAKELSI; encoded by the coding sequence ATGAAACGTATTGGTGTATTAACCAGCGGAGGAGACTCACCGGGAATGAACGCGGCGATTCGTGCCGTCGTTCGTAAGGCAATTTATCATGGTATCGAAGTTTATGGAATCTATCACGGTTATACCGGATTGATTAATGGAAATATAGAGAAAATGGAAATTGGCTCAGTAGCTGATATTATCCATCGTGGCGGTACAATGCTCTATTCTGCTCGTTGTCCAGAATTTAAGACGCTTGAAGGACAACTTAAAGGTGTAGAGAATCTGAAGAAGTTTGGAATTGAAGGACTAGTGGTAATTGGAGGAGACGGCTCCTATCGCGGTGCTCAAAAACTTACTGGACATGGCTTCCCTACAATTGGGATTCCAGGGACGATTGATAATGATATCCCAGGAACAGATTTCACTATTGGATTCGATACGGCATTAAATACAGTCATTCAAGCAATTGATAAGATTCGTGACACAGCAACATCTCATGAGCGTACATATGTGATTGAAGTAATGGGGCGAGACGCTGGAGATATTGCTCTCTGGTCCGGTCTTGCTGATGGTGCAGAGTCGATTCTTATTCCAGAGGAAAAGTTTGAAATGTCCGATATTCTTAGCCGTTTAAAACGCGGGCATGATCGCGGAAAACGCCATAGCATTATTGTTGTAGCTGAGGGTGTTGGAAGTGGTGTTGAAATTGGAAAGCAGATTCAACAGGAAATGAACATGGAGACGCGAGTAACTGTACTTGGACATGTTCAACGCGGTGGATCACCAACAGCATCCGATCGCGTTCTTGCAAGTCGACTTGGTGCAAGAGCCGTTGAATTACTGCTTGAGGGAGCAGAAGGAAGAACTGTCGGCATCCAGCATAATCAGATTGTTGATTTGGATATTAACGAAGCACTGGCTCTTCCACACGAAGTCAACCAGAAAATGTGTCAGCTAGCAAAAGAACTATCCATTTAA
- the accA gene encoding acetyl-CoA carboxylase carboxyl transferase subunit alpha, with product MVHRLDFERPLQELEDKINELNSFMEEKNVDLSDEISRIQKRFSSMEEEIYGKLTAWNRVQLARHPERPTTLDYIDRVFHDFIELHGDRLFGDDEAIVGGIATFEGQPVTVVGHQRGKDTKENLRRNFGMPHPEGYRKALRLMKQAEKFDRPVIFLLDTKGAFPGKAAEERGQSEAIARNLIEMAGLTVPIVCIVIGEGASGGALAIGVGNHVHMLENSWYSVISPEGAAALLWKDSGLAQQAADTMKITAPDLKELNVIDEIIPEVKGGAHRDVEVQAKSIKSVLNKSLEELTQLSKDELVEQRYEKYRNIGQYTFVTDAIGLK from the coding sequence ATGGTTCATCGACTTGATTTTGAACGTCCCTTGCAAGAGTTAGAAGACAAAATTAACGAGTTAAACTCTTTTATGGAGGAAAAAAACGTGGATCTTTCCGATGAAATTTCACGTATCCAAAAACGCTTTTCAAGTATGGAAGAAGAAATATATGGGAAGCTGACAGCGTGGAATAGAGTTCAACTTGCTCGTCATCCCGAACGCCCAACTACTCTTGATTACATCGATCGCGTTTTTCATGATTTTATTGAACTTCACGGTGATCGCCTTTTTGGTGATGACGAAGCTATTGTTGGAGGAATCGCTACTTTTGAAGGACAACCGGTAACGGTGGTCGGTCATCAAAGGGGAAAGGATACGAAAGAAAATCTTCGTAGGAATTTTGGTATGCCTCATCCTGAAGGCTATCGTAAAGCCCTTCGCCTTATGAAACAGGCTGAGAAATTTGATCGACCAGTTATTTTTTTATTAGACACAAAAGGAGCCTTCCCTGGTAAAGCGGCAGAAGAAAGAGGTCAGAGCGAAGCAATCGCCAGGAATTTAATCGAAATGGCAGGTTTAACAGTACCGATCGTTTGTATAGTTATTGGTGAAGGGGCAAGTGGAGGAGCTCTTGCTATAGGCGTAGGAAATCACGTTCATATGTTAGAGAACTCCTGGTATTCTGTAATTTCACCAGAAGGGGCGGCAGCACTTCTATGGAAAGACTCAGGTCTTGCTCAACAAGCTGCTGACACAATGAAAATAACGGCTCCTGACTTGAAGGAGTTAAATGTAATTGATGAGATTATCCCTGAAGTAAAAGGCGGTGCTCATCGTGATGTTGAAGTTCAGGCGAAGTCGATTAAGTCCGTGCTCAACAAATCTCTTGAAGAACTGACACAACTTTCCAAAGATGAGCTTGTTGAACAGCGCTATGAAAAATACAGAAATATTGGACAATATACGTTTGTAACCGATGCCATTGGCTTAAAATAA
- a CDS encoding DNA polymerase III subunit alpha yields the protein MDFVHLRVYSEYSLLDSPSRVQSLVKSAKQLEYHSLALTDKGTMYGTIPFYKACKAEGIKPIIGLDIRVGSAELAMHQKADHYDNLVLLAENLQGYENLLKISTHMQHAGKQPYIEKSKLFELTGGLIALSGTIESTIGQQLLHGEETAAIQKTIEYKKAFTSGFYLEMQDHSLREEKQLNYLISSFAKKMNIPLTVSNAVHYIEKSDGDAHDCLRCIEAGQRYEEKEKVALPNHEFYLTAREEMEERFKGYEDALRNTAEIARRCNVEISFGHTHLPVYPVPDQLTASQYLQELCHNNLPKRYENPDSVVVERLDYELSVINEMGFNDYFLIVWDFMKYAHDHQMITGPGRGSAAGSLVAYLLNITDVDPIQHNLLFERFLNPERVTMPDIDIDFPDVRRDEVIDYVHEKYGNDRVAQIVTFGTLAAKAAIRDVGRVLEVENSILDAMSKAIPSRPGTTLQQAREESKELQKLLVSSEEGRQVFDIASTIEGLPRHTSTHAAGIVISAEPLTSYVPLLGGHHISLTQFPMNDLEEIGLLKMDFLGLRNLTLIEGILNDIESQTGHRPNLSELPPDDESTFQMLRKADTTGVFQLESDGMRKVLQRLKPTEFEDIVAVNALYRPGPMENIPLFISGKHGDRSIEYLHPDLEAILQSTYGVIVYQEQIMQIASRLAGFSLGEADLLRRAVSKKKRDVLESEREHFVNGCLANGYEQETALKVYEYIVRFADYGFNRSHAVAYSVIAYQLAYLKANYSRYFFSSLLTSAIGNQEKLAVYLSEAKQKGIIIQPPSINRSFETFTVEENGLRFGLLPIKNVGRNAIEELVSKRNGNIFNSLFDLSARVSLRIVNKRAMESLIFAGAMDEFNASRSSLLASLEGAMNYGSEQSDQEGFFQDRDLEPAYESVPPFDEKEMLAFEKEAIGFYLTAHPLDPYLENLKGYPRTLITDALNAHDRHPLRLAAEVLKTRSIRTKKGKMMAFITLGDETGEIEAVAFPDVWEETSSILSKGEFVYVDGSGQNRNGQTNIILSRVMKLEDVSPKKRAITLYLKIEPHHKQTGVLNDVKEVLHDFQGDIPVVVYYSETEKTMRLGQDWLVNPDAACISKLKELLGDSNVVKKSS from the coding sequence ATGGATTTTGTTCATCTTCGTGTTTATAGCGAATATAGCCTTCTCGATAGTCCAAGTCGAGTTCAATCGCTTGTTAAATCTGCAAAACAGCTGGAATATCACTCTCTCGCCCTGACCGATAAGGGCACGATGTACGGAACGATTCCATTTTACAAAGCTTGTAAAGCAGAAGGAATCAAACCCATTATAGGATTAGATATACGGGTTGGAAGCGCTGAATTAGCGATGCATCAAAAGGCGGATCACTACGATAACCTTGTTTTGCTTGCCGAAAATCTTCAGGGCTACGAAAATTTACTGAAAATCAGTACGCATATGCAGCATGCTGGTAAACAGCCTTACATAGAAAAATCAAAGTTATTCGAGTTAACAGGTGGATTAATTGCTTTATCAGGAACGATTGAAAGTACAATTGGTCAGCAGCTGCTACACGGTGAAGAAACGGCTGCTATTCAAAAAACAATCGAGTATAAGAAAGCTTTCACCTCAGGATTCTATCTAGAAATGCAGGATCATTCTCTTCGTGAAGAGAAGCAGCTTAATTATTTGATTTCATCATTTGCAAAAAAAATGAATATTCCTCTAACCGTTTCGAATGCGGTTCATTATATTGAAAAAAGCGATGGAGATGCACATGACTGTCTCAGATGTATAGAAGCTGGACAGCGATATGAAGAAAAAGAAAAAGTAGCGCTTCCGAACCATGAGTTCTATTTAACAGCAAGGGAAGAGATGGAAGAACGATTTAAAGGATATGAAGACGCCTTAAGAAATACGGCAGAAATTGCAAGGCGCTGTAACGTTGAGATCTCCTTCGGTCATACTCACTTGCCAGTTTACCCTGTCCCGGATCAGCTCACTGCTTCACAGTATCTTCAGGAACTCTGCCACAATAATCTTCCGAAGCGCTACGAAAACCCGGATTCCGTTGTAGTGGAACGGCTGGATTACGAGCTCTCCGTTATTAACGAAATGGGGTTTAACGATTACTTTCTAATAGTCTGGGACTTTATGAAGTATGCACATGACCATCAGATGATTACTGGACCTGGTAGAGGATCAGCAGCTGGTTCTTTAGTTGCTTATTTATTGAATATAACGGATGTTGACCCCATTCAACATAACCTTTTATTTGAACGTTTTCTTAATCCTGAACGCGTCACCATGCCTGATATCGATATTGACTTTCCCGATGTCAGGCGCGACGAGGTCATTGATTATGTTCACGAGAAATATGGCAATGATCGAGTTGCTCAAATCGTAACATTTGGTACACTTGCAGCTAAGGCAGCAATCAGAGACGTGGGAAGAGTATTGGAAGTGGAAAATAGCATACTCGATGCAATGTCAAAAGCGATTCCTTCAAGACCAGGGACGACACTACAACAGGCAAGAGAGGAATCGAAAGAACTTCAAAAACTTCTTGTTTCGTCAGAAGAAGGGAGGCAGGTTTTTGACATTGCAAGCACAATTGAGGGGTTGCCGCGACATACCTCAACACATGCGGCAGGAATCGTGATTTCAGCCGAGCCGTTGACAAGTTATGTTCCACTGCTTGGTGGTCATCACATAAGCCTAACGCAATTTCCAATGAATGATCTGGAAGAAATCGGTCTTTTAAAGATGGACTTTCTTGGTCTTAGAAACTTAACTCTAATCGAAGGCATTTTAAATGACATAGAATCACAAACGGGTCATCGCCCGAATCTTTCAGAACTTCCGCCGGATGACGAATCAACATTTCAAATGTTAAGAAAAGCCGATACAACTGGTGTCTTTCAGCTTGAATCTGATGGCATGCGCAAGGTTCTTCAGCGGCTTAAACCGACTGAATTTGAAGACATTGTAGCTGTGAATGCGCTCTATCGTCCAGGACCAATGGAAAACATCCCTCTATTTATTTCTGGTAAACATGGTGATCGATCTATTGAATATCTTCATCCGGATCTCGAGGCGATCCTACAATCAACGTACGGCGTTATTGTGTATCAAGAGCAAATCATGCAAATTGCATCTAGACTGGCTGGCTTTTCACTTGGGGAAGCTGATCTTTTAAGACGAGCGGTATCGAAGAAAAAGCGTGATGTGCTCGAGTCCGAAAGGGAGCACTTTGTAAACGGATGTCTCGCGAATGGCTATGAGCAGGAGACGGCTCTGAAAGTGTATGAATACATTGTCCGTTTTGCTGACTATGGCTTTAATAGAAGCCATGCTGTTGCTTATAGTGTTATTGCCTATCAGCTTGCTTATTTAAAAGCGAACTATTCACGTTATTTCTTCTCAAGCTTGTTAACCTCAGCTATTGGAAATCAAGAGAAGCTAGCTGTTTATCTATCGGAAGCAAAACAAAAGGGAATCATCATTCAACCGCCATCCATTAATAGGAGTTTTGAAACGTTCACGGTTGAAGAAAATGGTTTACGCTTTGGATTGTTACCAATTAAGAATGTGGGTCGAAACGCCATCGAAGAACTTGTATCAAAGCGGAATGGAAATATTTTTAACAGTTTATTTGACTTAAGTGCAAGAGTATCACTTAGAATTGTGAACAAACGCGCGATGGAATCACTGATTTTTGCAGGAGCAATGGATGAATTTAATGCAAGTCGTTCCTCACTCCTTGCTTCACTTGAAGGTGCAATGAATTATGGTTCGGAACAAAGTGATCAGGAAGGATTTTTTCAGGATCGTGATCTTGAACCGGCTTATGAAAGTGTTCCCCCTTTTGACGAGAAAGAAATGCTTGCTTTTGAAAAAGAAGCGATTGGATTTTATTTAACGGCACACCCACTCGATCCTTATTTAGAGAACTTAAAAGGCTATCCTAGAACGTTAATCACTGATGCGCTAAACGCGCATGATCGGCATCCCTTAAGGCTGGCAGCAGAGGTGCTTAAGACGAGGAGTATAAGAACAAAGAAAGGGAAAATGATGGCATTTATCACGCTTGGAGATGAAACAGGTGAAATCGAAGCTGTTGCTTTTCCTGATGTATGGGAGGAAACATCTAGTATTCTATCTAAGGGAGAATTTGTCTATGTCGATGGCTCCGGTCAAAATCGAAATGGTCAAACGAATATTATTTTATCCAGAGTGATGAAATTAGAAGATGTTTCTCCCAAAAAGCGAGCGATCACTCTGTATTTAAAAATAGAGCCTCATCATAAGCAGACTGGTGTGCTTAATGATGTGAAGGAAGTGCTGCACGATTTTCAGGGAGATATCCCTGTCGTTGTTTATTATAGTGAAACAGAAAAAACAATGAGGCTTGGACAGGACTGGCTTGTAAACCCTGATGCCGCCTGTATTTCTAAGTTGAAAGAATTACTCGGGGATAGCAATGTTGTGAAAAAGTCTTCATGA
- the accD gene encoding acetyl-CoA carboxylase, carboxyltransferase subunit beta codes for MLKDLFNKKKKYATVPSKKIKQDVPEGIMTKCPGCKSIIYTKELEKSHKVCVKCGYHHQMTAHERLKNTLDHGSFKELDADMISVNPLSFPDYMERLEKDQKKSSLNEAVVTGEGLIEGYRTAIAVMDARFRMGSMGSVVGEKITRAIEYADKEKIPFIIFTASGGARMQEGVLSLMQMAKSSVALKRFSDHGGLFISIMTHPTTGGVSASFASVGDFNFAEPKAMIGFAGRRIIEQTIREDLPEDFQTAEFLLHHGQLDRVIHRADMKSTLSKVVMMHGNGGGK; via the coding sequence TTGTTAAAAGATTTATTCAATAAGAAAAAAAAGTATGCCACAGTTCCCTCTAAAAAAATAAAGCAGGATGTCCCTGAAGGCATTATGACAAAATGTCCAGGGTGTAAAAGCATAATCTACACGAAAGAGTTGGAGAAGTCGCATAAAGTATGTGTGAAATGTGGATATCATCATCAAATGACGGCACATGAGCGTTTGAAAAACACGCTGGATCATGGCTCATTTAAGGAACTTGATGCTGACATGATTTCTGTAAACCCACTTTCATTCCCTGATTACATGGAACGACTTGAAAAAGATCAAAAGAAATCTTCTTTGAATGAAGCGGTCGTAACTGGTGAAGGTTTAATAGAAGGTTATCGCACTGCTATTGCAGTAATGGATGCTCGCTTTCGAATGGGGAGTATGGGATCTGTTGTTGGGGAAAAGATAACGAGAGCCATCGAATATGCTGATAAAGAAAAGATTCCTTTTATCATTTTTACAGCATCAGGTGGAGCTAGAATGCAGGAGGGTGTGTTAAGCCTGATGCAAATGGCGAAATCAAGCGTTGCCTTAAAGCGATTCAGTGATCATGGCGGCCTGTTTATTTCGATTATGACTCATCCAACAACTGGTGGTGTTTCTGCTAGCTTTGCTTCTGTAGGTGACTTTAATTTTGCGGAGCCTAAGGCAATGATCGGATTTGCAGGAAGACGAATCATTGAACAAACGATTAGAGAAGATCTTCCTGAAGATTTTCAAACGGCAGAATTTTTATTGCATCATGGACAACTTGACCGCGTCATTCATCGCGCAGACATGAAGAGTACGCTTAGTAAAGTAGTTATGATGCATGGGAATGGTGGTGGAAAATAA
- a CDS encoding NAD(P)-dependent malic enzyme, which yields MTREEALHIHRVRQGKLESKSKVPVRNATDLSLAYSPGVAEPCKEIYDDKSKVYEYTMKGNMVAVVSDGTAVLGLGNIGPEAALPVMEGKAVLFKSFAGVDAFPICLNTTDVDEIVQTVKLMEPTFGGINLEDIAAPNCFVIEERLKKETNIPIFHDDQHGTAIVTVAGLVNALKLSDKKMSEIKVVINGAGAAGIAIIKLLNRFGVKDIIMCDSKGAIYEGRSYGMNDVKAEVAKYTNRDKAEGSLKEVIVNTDVFIGVSVEGALTKEMVESMNVDPTIFAMANPNPEIMPDDAREAGAKVMGTGRSDFPNQINNVLAFPGIFRGALDVRATHINEDMKVAAVQAIAELVADSELNADYVIPAPFDPRVAPAVAASVAKAAMDTGVARITVDPEDVREKTRSLAIIEEDNE from the coding sequence ATTACGAGAGAAGAAGCTCTACATATTCATAGAGTGAGACAGGGGAAACTAGAATCCAAATCAAAGGTACCCGTTAGAAATGCAACAGATTTAAGCCTTGCTTATTCACCAGGTGTAGCCGAGCCATGTAAAGAAATTTATGATGATAAGAGTAAAGTATACGAGTATACAATGAAAGGAAACATGGTTGCAGTTGTTTCAGATGGCACCGCTGTTCTTGGACTTGGAAACATTGGGCCAGAAGCAGCACTTCCTGTCATGGAAGGTAAAGCAGTGCTTTTCAAAAGCTTTGCTGGTGTTGATGCATTTCCAATCTGCTTGAATACAACCGATGTTGATGAAATTGTTCAGACGGTTAAGTTAATGGAACCTACTTTTGGAGGAATAAACCTGGAAGACATTGCAGCCCCAAACTGCTTTGTGATTGAAGAGCGTCTTAAAAAAGAAACCAATATTCCGATCTTCCACGATGATCAACATGGTACTGCGATTGTAACAGTAGCTGGTCTCGTCAATGCACTTAAATTATCGGATAAGAAAATGAGTGAAATAAAAGTCGTTATTAATGGTGCTGGGGCGGCAGGTATAGCGATTATTAAGCTGTTAAATCGATTTGGAGTAAAGGACATTATTATGTGCGATTCTAAAGGAGCGATTTATGAAGGCCGCTCTTACGGGATGAATGACGTTAAAGCAGAAGTAGCAAAATATACAAACCGTGATAAAGCAGAAGGATCACTTAAAGAAGTGATCGTTAACACGGATGTCTTTATTGGTGTTTCTGTTGAAGGAGCTTTAACGAAAGAAATGGTCGAATCAATGAATGTAGATCCAACCATTTTTGCGATGGCGAACCCGAATCCAGAAATCATGCCTGACGATGCTAGAGAAGCAGGAGCGAAGGTGATGGGTACAGGACGCTCGGACTTTCCAAACCAGATTAATAATGTACTTGCCTTTCCTGGCATTTTCAGAGGGGCTCTGGACGTTAGAGCTACGCACATCAATGAAGATATGAAGGTTGCTGCAGTTCAAGCGATAGCTGAACTTGTTGCGGATAGCGAGCTAAATGCGGACTATGTGATTCCTGCCCCATTTGACCCACGGGTAGCGCCTGCTGTTGCTGCAAGTGTTGCGAAGGCAGCTATGGATACGGGTGTTGCTCGTATCACTGTTGATCCCGAAGACGTTAGAGAAAAGACGCGTTCTCTTGCTATTATTGAAGAAGATAACGAGTGA
- a CDS encoding FxsA family protein, translating into MFRILLLFIIIVPALEVALLLLSGKTLGLIPTVLLIIGTGILGAWLARREGSEAIKKVNRQMQTGQMPGDAILDGLCILVGGVVLLTPGFITDAVGFLLLIPATRKPFKRWMKKFIERRMNNGQFMFIRR; encoded by the coding sequence ATGTTTCGTATTTTATTGCTTTTTATTATAATTGTACCGGCACTGGAGGTTGCACTATTGCTTCTGTCAGGAAAGACGCTGGGATTAATCCCAACCGTTCTCTTAATTATTGGTACAGGTATCCTTGGGGCCTGGCTTGCTCGTAGAGAAGGATCTGAAGCAATTAAAAAGGTGAATCGGCAGATGCAAACCGGCCAAATGCCCGGTGATGCAATATTAGATGGTTTGTGCATTCTTGTTGGAGGCGTTGTTTTACTTACGCCTGGTTTTATTACAGATGCTGTTGGGTTTTTACTACTTATTCCAGCAACGAGAAAACCTTTCAAGCGGTGGATGAAAAAGTTCATTGAACGTAGAATGAATAATGGCCAGTTTATGTTTATAAGAAGATAA
- a CDS encoding FadR/GntR family transcriptional regulator → MLLYVTVQGKVYQNILQKIKAIIYNDGLQTGDKLPSERELSERLNAGRSSVREALRSMEMLGLIETRRGEGTFIANAKDHRLVEVIASFILKDTKSREDLLETRKLIEKDILRVACERISHEYLSRLRSMMEHKDDTSEREIFSTEFDTAFFRIIVSSTNNYLLMRLWGELADYHQTIWHHLTFRPTQYYEELVDALTSRNQEKAIHLLDKYEMKNTEN, encoded by the coding sequence GTGTTGCTTTACGTGACCGTACAGGGGAAAGTCTACCAGAATATCTTACAGAAAATTAAAGCGATTATTTATAATGACGGTTTACAAACAGGTGATAAGCTCCCTTCTGAAAGGGAGCTTTCTGAGCGCTTAAATGCAGGTAGATCGTCTGTAAGAGAGGCTTTGAGATCCATGGAAATGCTGGGGCTTATCGAAACAAGACGAGGAGAAGGTACGTTTATTGCGAATGCTAAAGACCACCGTCTGGTTGAAGTGATTGCTTCATTTATTTTGAAAGATACAAAGTCCAGAGAAGATTTGCTTGAAACTAGAAAATTAATCGAAAAAGATATTTTGCGAGTGGCATGTGAACGAATCTCTCATGAATATCTTTCACGTTTAAGATCTATGATGGAACATAAAGACGATACGTCTGAAAGAGAGATCTTCTCAACCGAGTTTGATACAGCCTTTTTCAGAATCATTGTCTCTTCTACCAACAACTATTTGTTGATGAGACTGTGGGGAGAGCTTGCAGACTACCATCAGACGATCTGGCATCATCTAACTTTCCGCCCAACGCAATACTATGAGGAACTTGTAGATGCACTCACATCTCGTAATCAGGAGAAAGCCATTCATTTACTGGACAAGTATGAAATGAAAAACACAGAAAACTAA
- the pyk gene encoding pyruvate kinase has protein sequence MRKTKIVCTIGPASEDEQTLEKLIQAGMNVARLNFSHGDFEEHGNRIKTIRSVSERLGKNVAILLDTKGPEIRTNNMENGGIDLVAGQQLIVSMEEVLGTNEKISVTYPDLVNDVHAGSKILLDDGLIELEVKQIEKNELYTEVLNNGTLKNKKGVNVPNVSVNLPGITDKDAADIEFGIEQGVDFIAASFVRRVSDVLDIRKLLEKHKATDIQIIPKIENREGVDNIDSILEISDGLMVARGDLGVEIPAEEVPLVQKQLIKKCNALGKPVITATQMLDSMQRNPRPTRAEASDVANAILDGTDAIMLSGETAAGSYPVEAVQTMHNIASYTEKSLNFRELLSVRSKETETNTTNAISESVAFTAFNLNVPAIITATESGHTARMISKYRPKAPIVAVTNTASVCRKLALVWGVHAQEGHKVKTTDEMLEIAVDASIQSGIVNHGDTVVITAGVPVGESGTTNLMKVHVIGDIIAKAQGIGRTSTSGRIAIARSAEEAIEKADENTILVTIGSDKDMVPALEKAAGLITEEGGLTCHAAVVGLSLGLPVVVGLENATELFKEGQQVTLDATTGIIYNGKASIL, from the coding sequence ATGCGTAAAACTAAAATTGTCTGTACGATAGGACCTGCAAGTGAGGACGAACAAACACTGGAGAAATTAATTCAAGCTGGAATGAACGTTGCTCGTCTTAATTTTTCACACGGTGACTTTGAGGAACACGGAAACCGAATCAAGACCATTCGATCTGTATCAGAACGGCTCGGTAAGAACGTAGCTATTCTTCTTGATACGAAGGGTCCTGAAATTCGTACGAATAACATGGAAAATGGCGGAATTGATCTCGTAGCTGGTCAACAGCTAATCGTTTCTATGGAAGAAGTACTTGGAACGAACGAGAAGATCTCTGTCACGTATCCGGATCTTGTGAACGATGTACATGCAGGTTCTAAAATTTTACTTGACGATGGCCTAATTGAACTTGAAGTAAAGCAAATTGAGAAGAATGAACTTTATACGGAAGTACTTAACAACGGTACTCTCAAAAATAAAAAGGGCGTCAACGTGCCGAATGTGAGCGTGAACTTACCTGGAATTACAGATAAGGATGCGGCGGATATTGAGTTTGGTATTGAACAGGGCGTAGATTTCATTGCTGCTTCCTTCGTTCGTCGTGTATCAGATGTTCTTGATATTCGTAAGCTTCTTGAGAAGCACAAAGCAACGGACATTCAAATCATCCCGAAAATTGAGAACCGTGAAGGTGTAGATAACATTGATTCTATCCTTGAAATTTCTGACGGTCTAATGGTTGCACGTGGTGATCTTGGTGTTGAAATTCCAGCTGAAGAAGTACCACTTGTGCAAAAGCAATTGATTAAGAAATGTAACGCACTTGGAAAACCGGTTATTACAGCTACTCAAATGCTTGATTCCATGCAGCGTAACCCTCGTCCAACTCGGGCAGAAGCTAGTGACGTTGCGAACGCCATTCTTGATGGTACGGATGCCATTATGCTTTCTGGTGAAACAGCAGCAGGATCATATCCTGTAGAAGCTGTACAAACTATGCACAACATTGCTTCTTACACTGAAAAATCCTTAAACTTCCGTGAGCTTCTCTCTGTAAGAAGTAAGGAAACAGAAACGAATACAACAAACGCGATTAGTGAATCAGTAGCTTTTACAGCGTTTAACTTGAACGTTCCAGCTATTATTACAGCTACTGAAAGCGGTCATACTGCACGAATGATTTCAAAATATCGTCCGAAGGCCCCAATTGTTGCCGTTACAAATACGGCAAGTGTCTGCCGTAAGCTTGCCCTTGTATGGGGTGTACATGCTCAAGAAGGGCACAAAGTAAAAACAACTGATGAAATGCTTGAAATAGCGGTAGACGCTTCAATTCAATCAGGTATTGTTAATCACGGTGACACAGTTGTTATTACTGCAGGTGTACCTGTTGGCGAATCAGGTACAACAAACTTGATGAAGGTTCACGTCATCGGTGACATCATCGCTAAAGCTCAGGGCATTGGAAGAACGTCTACATCTGGAAGAATCGCAATTGCTAGATCGGCAGAAGAAGCAATTGAAAAAGCAGATGAAAATACTATCCTTGTAACAATTGGATCTGACAAAGATATGGTTCCCGCACTTGAAAAGGCAGCTGGACTTATTACGGAAGAAGGCGGCCTGACATGCCACGCAGCAGTTGTTGGTCTTAGTCTTGGACTTCCGGTAGTAGTTGGCCTTGAAAATGCAACAGAGCTATTTAAAGAAGGTCAACAGGTTACTCTAGATGCAACGACCGGAATTATCTACAACGGTAAAGCAAGTATTCTTTAA